The DNA region CGGCGCGGTTTTCCTGGCTCTCCTCTATGTCGCTTCAGGACTCCCAAAGGCCCAGGGTGGTATTGTTGCCGAGAGAATCCTTGCCATTGCTCAAGGGAAGATAGCCCTGTCCTTCTCCGAAGGATTCCTCCGGGGGATACTCTGCAACTTTCTCGTGGACCTGGCAGTACTTTTTGCCGTCTGGGCGAAAAGCGAAGTTGCTCAAATCCTTGTCATTCCCGCACCCATCACGACGTTCGTGGCCTTGGGGTACGAACACAGCATCGCCAATATGTACTTCCTTACGGTAGCTCTCCTCCAGGGAGGCTCTGGAGTCACCTGGGGAAAAATGCTCCTCCAGAACCTCCTTCCCGTCACCCTGGGGAACATAGTCGGAGGAAGCGTTCTCGTGGGAGTCCTCTATGGCCTCTTCCTTTAGAAGACCTGCTCGACGGACTTGACCTCGGGGACTTCCTCTTTGAGGATTCGCTCAATACCGTCTTTGAGGGTAATCATCGCCATGGGGCAGGCGCTGCACATACCCTTGAGACGAACCTTTACCACCCCGTCGACGATGTCCACGAGCTCCACATCGCCGCCTTCGTACTGAAGGTATCCCCGTACTTTTTCAAGGGCCTGTTCGACTTTCTCGCGCATTTTGTGTCCCTCCGTAAGAGGAATTTACTCCCAAGAACCCACAGGACTCTCTCTCTATTCCCCAACCTCAGGGTAGAGGGGGAAACGGTCACAGAGCTCCTGCACCTTCTGTCGTACCCGGTTGAGAACCTCGGGATTTCCGCGGTTCCGAAGGGTTGTGTCGATGAGCTCAGCAATGAGGCACATCTCGTCCTCCCGCATTCCTCTGGTCGTGCAGGCGGGGGTGCCAAGACGAATGCCGCTTGTCACCGTGGGTTTCTCGGGATCGAAGGGAATGACGTTTTTGTTGACCGTTATGCCCACCTGGTCGAGGATATGCTCTGCTTCCTTCCCGGTAATCCCCAGGTTCCTGAGATCCACAAGGAGAAGGTGCGTATCCGTTCCCCCTGAAACGAGGCGATACCCCCGTTCGGCAAGGGCTCCTGCAAGGGCCTGGGCGTTCCGGACGACCTGCCTCTGGTACGCGGAAAAGGCAGGACTCTGCGCCTCTTTGAGAGCCACCGCCTTGGCGGCAATGACATGCATGAGAGGACCACCCTGAATCCCGGGAAAGAGAGCCTTATCGATAGCCTGAGCAAATTCCTTCTTGCAGAGAACAATCCCTCCCCGGGGTCCCCGAAGAGTCTTGTGGGTTGTGGTGGTCACAAAGTGAGCGTAGGGAATGGGATTCGGGTGTATCCCTGCCGCCACAAGCCCCGCAAAATGGGCCATGTCAACCATGAGGTACGCCCCAACCCGGTCGCAAATCGCCCACATCCGGGCAAAATCAATGATTCTCGGATAGGCGCTCCCCCCTGCCACAATGAGTTTTGGGCGAACCTCAAGGGCTTTCTCCTCCAAGGCATCGTAGTCGATGGTCTCCGTCTTTGGGTTCACTCCGTAAGGGACGAAATGGTAGAGCATTCCCGAAAAGTTCACCCGGCTCCCGTGGGTGAGATGTCCCCCATGGGCGAGATCCATGCCCATGACCACGTCCCCAGGCTTGAGCACCGCAAAGTACACGGCCATGTTCGCCTGGGACCCGGAATGGGGCTGGACGTTGGCGTGCTCGGCCCCAAAGAGCTCCTTTGCCCGCTCGATGGCAAGGGTCTCCGCCTGGTCCACAAATTCGCATCCTCCGTAGTAGCGCCGCCCCGGATAACCTTCGGCGTATTTGTTCGTGAGCGGTGACCCCTGTGCCTCCATGACGGCAAGGCTTGTGAAGTTCTCAGAGGCGATGAGCTCTAAGGTGTTCCGTTCCCGCGCCAGTTCTGCCAGGATACAGCGGTACACCTCAGGATCCTGGGCCTTCAGGTGTTCCCACATGGTGCCTCCTCACACACGTTCAAAGGATCCGTACTTTTTGAAGTAGTT from Candidatus Caldatribacterium sp. includes:
- a CDS encoding formate/nitrite transporter family protein; translation: MDIHAWCEGKFEKTLKQLLLGGFLAGAYIGFAGQIFTLVTASSEIPFALRQLLGGLVFSVGLIMVVLGRAELFTGNCLLVAHCLRGKASLTRLLTNWAVVYGGNFLGAVFLALLYVASGLPKAQGGIVAERILAIAQGKIALSFSEGFLRGILCNFLVDLAVLFAVWAKSEVAQILVIPAPITTFVALGYEHSIANMYFLTVALLQGGSGVTWGKMLLQNLLPVTLGNIVGGSVLVGVLYGLFL
- a CDS encoding NifU family protein, whose translation is MREKVEQALEKVRGYLQYEGGDVELVDIVDGVVKVRLKGMCSACPMAMITLKDGIERILKEEVPEVKSVEQVF
- a CDS encoding serine hydroxymethyltransferase, which gives rise to MWEHLKAQDPEVYRCILAELARERNTLELIASENFTSLAVMEAQGSPLTNKYAEGYPGRRYYGGCEFVDQAETLAIERAKELFGAEHANVQPHSGSQANMAVYFAVLKPGDVVMGMDLAHGGHLTHGSRVNFSGMLYHFVPYGVNPKTETIDYDALEEKALEVRPKLIVAGGSAYPRIIDFARMWAICDRVGAYLMVDMAHFAGLVAAGIHPNPIPYAHFVTTTTHKTLRGPRGGIVLCKKEFAQAIDKALFPGIQGGPLMHVIAAKAVALKEAQSPAFSAYQRQVVRNAQALAGALAERGYRLVSGGTDTHLLLVDLRNLGITGKEAEHILDQVGITVNKNVIPFDPEKPTVTSGIRLGTPACTTRGMREDEMCLIAELIDTTLRNRGNPEVLNRVRQKVQELCDRFPLYPEVGE